A DNA window from Natronogracilivirga saccharolytica contains the following coding sequences:
- a CDS encoding 2-phosphosulfolactate phosphatase, which translates to MNNNIDVYSSSVAFTEDDVRDKTVVVIDVLRACSTIQAALENGAAGVIPVAENDDAGKYTRSLDASRILLCGEKGGKKIEGYRLGNSPLEYVYDIVNAKIIILKTTNGTRAVTRSSNAKEVLIASFLNLTAVVDYLKKQNTRDVLLICSGWNNRLSIEDMLCAGTLTYRLFDGKLPADATDGTKVAFSLYQKFGENISKLIDSSNHAKRLKAIGYEKDIDFCSQVDLYSSVPVLYQGMIRLN; encoded by the coding sequence ATGAATAATAACATAGATGTTTATTCATCATCGGTTGCTTTTACCGAAGATGACGTAAGGGACAAGACGGTTGTGGTAATTGATGTGCTCCGGGCCTGTTCAACCATACAGGCGGCACTGGAAAACGGAGCCGCCGGGGTAATCCCCGTCGCAGAAAACGATGATGCGGGCAAATACACCCGCAGCCTTGATGCATCGCGAATTTTACTTTGCGGAGAAAAAGGAGGAAAAAAAATTGAAGGGTACCGGCTGGGCAACTCGCCGCTCGAATATGTATATGATATAGTAAACGCTAAAATCATAATACTGAAAACAACCAACGGTACAAGGGCTGTCACAAGAAGCAGCAATGCAAAAGAAGTGCTTATCGCAAGTTTTCTCAACCTGACTGCTGTAGTTGATTATCTCAAAAAGCAAAACACGAGGGATGTTCTGCTGATATGTTCCGGGTGGAATAATCGTCTTTCAATAGAAGACATGTTGTGCGCGGGTACCCTCACATACCGGCTGTTTGACGGAAAACTGCCTGCAGATGCAACAGACGGAACCAAGGTCGCTTTTTCCCTTTATCAGAAATTCGGGGAAAATATTTCAAAGCTGATTGATTCATCCAATCATGCAAAAAGACTTAAAGCCATTGGCTACGAAAAGGATATTGATTTTTGCAGTCAGGTTGACCTTTATTCCTCTGTGCCGGTATTGTATCAGGGAATGATCAGATTGAATTAA
- the gcvT gene encoding glycine cleavage system aminomethyltransferase GcvT, with protein sequence MLKRTPLFEVHRSFNARLVDFYGFEMPVQYKSIKEEHIAVRKKAGMFDVSHMGEILVRGERALEVVQDLTVNDASKLKPGKAQYSVMCWEHGGIVDDLLVYCLSDVEYMMVINGSNIEKDFNWILEVNAGRAEVSNISDEIGLIAVQGPESAKVLKSLTTDRPDTIPQFEFRSMQISDYENILVSATGYTGEKGFELYFNIRHVNACDLWQNIMVAGDALGLVPCGLGARDTLRMEAGLPLYGNDLTQDTTPLEARLGWLVKWDKGDFVGKEALLKQKQEGVSRKLYGMVMKEPKRIPRIGSPIIDENDNEIGEVTSGGLSVMLDKGIAMGYVPASYAGPGHEIGITIRNRHCPCETVKPPFYSNSK encoded by the coding sequence ATGCTTAAGAGAACACCCTTGTTTGAAGTGCATCGGTCTTTTAATGCCCGTCTGGTGGATTTTTACGGTTTTGAAATGCCGGTGCAGTACAAGAGTATTAAAGAAGAGCACATCGCGGTCAGAAAAAAGGCCGGTATGTTTGATGTATCACACATGGGAGAGATTCTGGTTCGCGGAGAGAGAGCGCTGGAAGTGGTTCAGGATCTGACTGTAAATGATGCCTCAAAGCTGAAACCCGGCAAGGCGCAGTATTCGGTCATGTGCTGGGAGCATGGCGGAATCGTGGATGATCTGCTGGTGTATTGCCTGTCGGATGTGGAATACATGATGGTCATCAACGGCAGCAATATTGAAAAAGATTTTAACTGGATACTCGAAGTAAATGCCGGAAGGGCGGAGGTTAGCAATATCTCAGATGAGATAGGGCTGATTGCGGTCCAGGGACCTGAATCAGCAAAAGTCCTGAAATCACTTACCACGGACAGGCCGGATACCATACCGCAGTTCGAATTCCGGTCAATGCAGATTTCCGACTATGAGAATATCCTGGTATCAGCAACCGGCTATACCGGAGAAAAAGGCTTCGAACTGTATTTCAACATCCGGCATGTGAATGCCTGTGATTTATGGCAGAACATTATGGTTGCCGGTGATGCTCTCGGACTGGTTCCATGCGGACTCGGTGCGCGTGACACCCTGCGCATGGAAGCCGGACTGCCCTTGTATGGAAATGACCTGACGCAAGACACCACACCTCTCGAGGCTCGGCTTGGTTGGCTAGTCAAATGGGATAAAGGTGATTTTGTGGGCAAAGAAGCTCTTCTGAAGCAAAAACAAGAAGGGGTCAGCAGGAAGCTTTACGGCATGGTGATGAAGGAGCCCAAAAGAATACCAAGAATCGGATCTCCGATTATTGACGAGAATGACAATGAAATTGGAGAAGTAACCAGCGGAGGATTGTCCGTCATGCTGGATAAAGGTATCGCAATGGGATATGTGCCCGCTTCTTATGCAGGACCCGGTCACGAAATTGGAATAACCATCAGAAACCGGCACTGTCCATGCGAGACGGTTAAACCACCATTCTACAGTAACAGCAAATGA
- a CDS encoding Mrp/NBP35 family ATP-binding protein gives MAITHEDVLDALRNVIDPDLGKDLVSLNMIEDIKIDGKNVSFTVNLTTPACPMKAEIERACINAVKHLVDEEAVVTPNMSSKVTKSRAEGQGDQNLLKDVKNVIAVASGKGGVGKSTVSVNLAVALAQTGAKVGLVDTDIYGPSIPTMFDIHERPNINTQRKLVPLEKYGVKLLSMGFLVKQDEAVVWRGPMVSSAVKQFLSETDWGELDYLILDLPPGTGDIQLTIVQSVPLTAAVIVSTPQTVALDDARKGVAMFGKVNVPVLGIIENMAYFTPPDLPDKKYHIFGKDGAKNLAEKMGVPFLGEVPIEQQLREGGDSGKPIVVEDSTALSSKAFTELSQRVAQQVAIRNATAEPTEKVEIQYR, from the coding sequence ATGGCTATTACACATGAAGATGTTCTGGATGCGCTCCGGAATGTCATTGACCCGGACCTTGGAAAGGACCTGGTCTCTCTTAATATGATTGAAGACATTAAAATTGACGGGAAGAATGTATCCTTTACGGTTAATCTTACTACTCCTGCCTGCCCGATGAAGGCGGAAATTGAACGTGCGTGCATCAATGCCGTAAAACATCTGGTCGATGAAGAAGCTGTTGTCACTCCCAACATGAGTTCAAAGGTTACAAAAAGCAGGGCGGAAGGACAAGGCGATCAGAATCTGCTCAAGGACGTCAAGAATGTGATAGCCGTTGCATCAGGAAAGGGCGGCGTTGGCAAGTCGACCGTATCGGTTAACCTGGCCGTCGCACTGGCTCAAACCGGCGCCAAAGTCGGCCTCGTGGATACTGATATTTACGGCCCGAGTATCCCTACGATGTTTGATATACACGAACGGCCCAATATCAACACGCAACGCAAACTGGTGCCTCTGGAAAAATACGGCGTCAAGCTTCTGTCGATGGGATTTCTTGTGAAGCAGGATGAGGCTGTTGTCTGGCGCGGCCCGATGGTTTCCAGCGCTGTGAAACAGTTTCTCAGTGAAACAGACTGGGGAGAACTGGATTACCTCATCCTTGACCTGCCTCCCGGCACAGGTGACATTCAGCTCACTATTGTTCAGTCTGTTCCGCTTACCGCCGCAGTCATTGTTTCCACCCCGCAGACCGTAGCACTTGATGATGCCAGAAAGGGTGTCGCCATGTTCGGCAAGGTCAACGTGCCGGTTCTTGGGATCATTGAAAACATGGCATATTTCACTCCTCCGGATCTTCCGGACAAGAAGTATCATATATTCGGAAAGGACGGGGCCAAGAACCTGGCTGAAAAGATGGGTGTTCCTTTTCTCGGAGAGGTGCCTATTGAACAACAGCTCCGTGAAGGCGGAGACTCCGGCAAGCCGATCGTTGTGGAGGATTCAACCGCTCTTTCATCTAAGGCATTTACAGAACTCTCACAGAGAGTTGCACAACAGGTTGCCATTCGTAATGCTACCGCCGAGCCAACGGAAAAAGTGGAGATACAGTACCGCTGA
- the rplS gene encoding 50S ribosomal protein L19 encodes MEKLSLIEQTQIRDDHPEFDAGDTVNVHYRVREGEKERIQQYQGVVIGKRGSGANKTFIVRKISSNVGVERIFPMNSPAIAKIEVKKRGKVRRAKLFYLRSLRGRAARLREK; translated from the coding sequence ATGGAAAAGCTCAGTCTTATTGAACAGACACAGATCCGTGATGATCACCCGGAGTTCGATGCAGGAGATACTGTAAACGTTCATTACAGGGTAAGAGAAGGCGAAAAAGAACGAATTCAGCAGTACCAGGGCGTCGTAATCGGCAAAAGAGGCAGCGGTGCCAACAAAACATTTATCGTCAGGAAAATTTCCAGCAACGTTGGAGTTGAGAGGATTTTCCCGATGAATTCACCGGCCATAGCCAAGATTGAAGTGAAGAAAAGAGGAAAAGTGCGCAGAGCCAAACTTTTCTATCTGCGGTCCCTGCGTGGCCGTGCGGCAAGGCTTCGTGAAAAATAG
- the trmD gene encoding tRNA (guanosine(37)-N1)-methyltransferase TrmD codes for MRIDIISAVPELLSGPLDYSIVGRARKAGHVEVVIHDLRSYTTDKHGKVDDYPYGGGAGLVMTPQPIFDCIQSLQKQRAYDEVIFPTPDAPVIEQQKVNELTLLNNIILLCGHYKGVDQRVRDELVTLEVSIGDYVLSGGELPAMVLVDGIVRLLPGVLGDAESALDDSFQDGLLSPPVYTRPANFRGNTIPEVLTSGNHNEIRKWREQKAIELSKKVRPDLYNKFINKS; via the coding sequence ATGAGAATTGATATCATTTCTGCTGTTCCGGAGCTGTTGTCTGGTCCGCTGGACTACAGCATTGTCGGCCGGGCCCGCAAAGCCGGACATGTTGAAGTCGTCATCCATGATCTGAGATCGTACACAACGGACAAACACGGTAAGGTTGATGACTATCCGTACGGCGGCGGAGCAGGTCTGGTAATGACACCCCAGCCGATTTTTGACTGCATTCAGTCACTGCAGAAGCAAAGGGCATACGATGAAGTTATTTTTCCGACACCGGATGCTCCCGTGATTGAACAGCAAAAAGTTAATGAACTCACTCTTTTAAACAATATCATTCTCCTTTGCGGACACTATAAGGGGGTTGATCAAAGAGTTCGCGATGAACTTGTCACTCTTGAAGTCAGCATTGGCGATTATGTATTGTCTGGCGGTGAATTGCCGGCGATGGTCCTGGTTGACGGTATAGTCCGGCTCTTGCCCGGTGTTCTCGGCGATGCAGAAAGTGCATTGGATGATTCTTTTCAGGATGGATTACTGTCACCACCGGTTTATACGCGTCCGGCCAACTTTCGTGGCAATACGATTCCGGAAGTTCTGACTTCCGGAAATCATAACGAAATAAGAAAATGGCGGGAACAGAAAGCTATAGAATTAAGCAAAAAAGTCCGGCCGGACTTGTACAACAAATTTATCAACAAATCCTAA
- the rimM gene encoding ribosome maturation factor RimM (Essential for efficient processing of 16S rRNA), producing the protein MIKKTPPGLSELGKVVKAQGTRGGLLIEVFNPASVNELPELVYIRYPDKQWVPYRLSDVREHKSRSRNLFFVILEGISSRTEAESLRDLTLMTDQPVSAIEDEESSVAGYNVLRSDGSHIGVVSDILETPAYDILVIQAGEKQVLIPWVDQYVTDCDHTEEQVMTKNTLDLESLA; encoded by the coding sequence ATGATTAAAAAAACACCTCCGGGTCTTAGTGAATTGGGAAAAGTGGTGAAAGCCCAGGGCACCAGAGGTGGTTTATTGATTGAAGTTTTTAATCCGGCCTCAGTAAATGAGTTGCCGGAACTGGTATATATCCGGTATCCTGACAAGCAGTGGGTACCTTACAGACTTTCGGATGTAAGGGAGCACAAATCCAGGAGCCGGAACTTGTTCTTTGTTATACTGGAAGGAATTAGCTCGCGAACGGAAGCCGAATCACTCCGGGATCTTACGCTGATGACGGACCAGCCCGTGTCTGCAATTGAAGACGAAGAGTCATCAGTTGCCGGTTATAATGTCCTGCGCAGCGACGGAAGTCACATTGGCGTAGTTTCCGATATACTGGAAACACCCGCCTATGACATTCTTGTTATTCAGGCCGGGGAAAAACAAGTCCTGATACCCTGGGTTGATCAGTATGTCACGGATTGCGATCACACAGAGGAACAAGTCATGACCAAAAATACCCTGGATCTTGAATCACTGGCTTAA
- the rpsP gene encoding 30S ribosomal protein S16 has translation MVRLRLQRHGRKRLPYYHIVAADMRTKRDGRIIEDLGRFNPTQEPSLKKLETDRVIYWLKNGAQPTDTVRSILKKEGIFYRLHLERWGKSEDEIEQTISQWKEERQKGEKKAVTKAERMKQQLKAEEEKFKKEQEARAKEEAEKAKAAAEAKKAEEAAAEKGEEVAAEKKEEADAGKAEEVKEEQADSKEAEAEEKKEEKKEKAEKKAEAPAEKKEADVGKAEEAKEEKADSKEAEAEAKKEEKPKEAEKKAEKDASGNEEKKADSEKKAEEEPKDKDDSAAESSSDKEEK, from the coding sequence TTGGTTAGACTAAGATTACAACGACACGGCAGAAAACGGTTGCCTTATTATCATATCGTCGCAGCTGACATGAGAACCAAGCGCGACGGAAGGATAATTGAGGACCTGGGAAGATTTAACCCGACTCAGGAACCGTCACTGAAAAAACTTGAAACCGACAGAGTCATATACTGGCTCAAAAACGGTGCGCAGCCCACAGATACCGTTCGGTCCATCCTCAAAAAGGAAGGTATCTTCTATCGTCTTCATCTGGAAAGATGGGGAAAGTCTGAAGATGAAATCGAACAGACTATCTCTCAGTGGAAAGAAGAACGCCAGAAAGGTGAAAAGAAAGCAGTCACCAAGGCTGAGCGTATGAAGCAGCAGCTGAAAGCGGAAGAAGAGAAGTTCAAAAAAGAACAGGAAGCAAGGGCTAAGGAAGAGGCTGAAAAAGCTAAAGCCGCTGCCGAAGCCAAAAAAGCAGAAGAGGCTGCCGCAGAGAAGGGTGAAGAAGTTGCTGCAGAAAAGAAAGAAGAAGCTGATGCCGGTAAAGCCGAAGAAGTAAAGGAAGAGCAAGCTGACAGCAAGGAAGCTGAAGCGGAAGAAAAGAAGGAAGAAAAGAAGGAAAAAGCCGAGAAAAAAGCAGAAGCTCCTGCTGAGAAGAAAGAAGCTGATGTCGGCAAAGCTGAAGAAGCAAAGGAAGAGAAAGCTGACAGCAAGGAAGCTGAAGCGGAAGCTAAGAAGGAAGAAAAGCCGAAAGAGGCTGAGAAAAAAGCAGAAAAGGATGCTTCCGGCAATGAAGAGAAGAAGGCAGACTCAGAAAAAAAGGCTGAAGAAGAGCCCAAGGACAAGGATGACTCTGCAGCGGAAAGCTCTTCAGATAAAGAAGAAAAGTAG
- the ffh gene encoding signal recognition particle protein — protein MFEDLSTKLESAFKSVSGQARLSDINVAETVREIRRALLDADVNYEVARSLTSAVKEKALGQGGLASVTPGQQFTKIVYDELVSALGQEQEEITFSQVPPTVILIAGLQGSGKTTFSAKLAKWLKDQGKNPMLAAADVYRPAAVDQLRTLASDIDVPVHSIAEKDALRVAKEAVSEAKKAARDVLIIDTAGRMHVDEHMMDEVSRIRQTVNATEVLFVVDAMTGQDAVNTARQFNKQIDFDGVVLTKLDGDTRGGAAISIRNVVDKPIKFVSTGEKMDTISPFYPDRMAQRILGMGDVVTLVEKAQEQYDEVQARKLQSKLASNSFNLEDFYGQLQQIKKMGSMKDLVGMIPGMSKQLGDAEIDDDTMKPVEAIINSMTIEERRNPQIIKGSRRKRIAQGSGTTVREVNDLLKQFGQMKKMMKTMTKMNKAGRAMEGLKNLTGKRKFH, from the coding sequence ATGTTTGAAGATCTGTCAACCAAATTAGAATCCGCGTTCAAGTCGGTTTCAGGACAAGCGCGTCTGAGCGATATCAATGTCGCTGAGACGGTAAGGGAGATACGCCGTGCGCTTCTGGATGCGGATGTCAACTATGAGGTGGCCCGTTCTTTGACATCGGCGGTAAAAGAAAAAGCTCTGGGACAGGGGGGGCTGGCAAGTGTAACGCCGGGGCAGCAATTTACGAAAATTGTGTATGACGAGCTGGTCAGCGCTCTTGGTCAGGAGCAGGAAGAGATTACATTCAGCCAGGTACCGCCAACCGTAATTTTGATAGCCGGCCTTCAGGGTTCGGGTAAAACAACTTTTTCGGCCAAACTGGCTAAATGGCTGAAAGACCAGGGCAAGAACCCAATGCTTGCCGCAGCAGATGTTTACAGGCCGGCCGCCGTTGATCAGCTGCGGACCCTTGCATCCGATATCGATGTGCCGGTGCATTCCATTGCTGAAAAAGATGCCCTTCGCGTTGCCAAAGAAGCAGTATCGGAAGCAAAAAAAGCTGCCCGTGACGTACTGATCATTGATACTGCCGGCAGAATGCACGTTGATGAGCACATGATGGATGAGGTGTCGCGCATCAGACAAACTGTCAATGCCACAGAGGTTCTTTTTGTGGTAGACGCCATGACCGGACAGGATGCTGTAAATACTGCCAGGCAGTTCAACAAGCAGATTGATTTTGATGGTGTTGTGCTGACCAAGCTGGATGGAGACACCAGGGGTGGCGCAGCAATATCCATTCGTAACGTAGTTGACAAGCCCATCAAGTTTGTCAGCACCGGTGAAAAGATGGATACGATTTCACCGTTTTATCCTGACAGGATGGCACAGCGTATTCTCGGTATGGGAGACGTTGTGACACTTGTGGAAAAAGCGCAGGAACAGTACGATGAAGTTCAGGCGCGGAAACTGCAGTCCAAACTGGCCAGCAACAGCTTTAACCTCGAAGATTTTTATGGTCAGTTGCAGCAGATAAAAAAAATGGGATCCATGAAGGATCTTGTTGGAATGATCCCCGGCATGAGCAAGCAGCTGGGAGACGCAGAAATTGATGATGATACCATGAAACCCGTTGAGGCCATCATCAATTCAATGACGATAGAAGAAAGACGAAATCCCCAGATCATCAAAGGCAGTCGCAGAAAAAGAATTGCACAAGGCTCGGGTACCACTGTTCGGGAGGTCAATGATCTTCTGAAGCAGTTCGGTCAGATGAAGAAAATGATGAAGACCATGACCAAGATGAACAAAGCCGGCCGCGCCATGGAGGGATTGAAGAATTTAACCGGAAAACGAAAATTTCATTAG